In the genome of Ananas comosus cultivar F153 linkage group 11, ASM154086v1, whole genome shotgun sequence, one region contains:
- the LOC109717359 gene encoding UDP-glycosyltransferase 73E1-like isoform X1, which translates to MVTSGSVPSAPPHFVLVPLLAQGHLIPAMDIAALLTARGAAVTLITTPVNAARLRPLADRLVASSSHSGPFRLAELPFPAAPFGLPEGCENLDLIPSPPLYLSFFRAAAALRGPLTSLLRSLQAPPPSCLVADMFSPWAADVAADLGLPRLVFHGPSCLTVLSFLSAQRHGLIGPGAAAAEPFEIPGVPHRITATRAEVPGWFNVPAFEELLRSILEAEAAADGVVLNTFEFLEGDSAAAYGAMLGKPVHCIGPLCLSTKDSVGNVGRGGDAAVDTGRCVEWLAAKNPRSVIYVSFGSLTYVPPKQVIEIGEGLAAAGAPFVFVIKKSEVASPEVAQWLSGEGGFEDRNKEKGMVIRGWAPQAVILSHPSVGGFVTHCGWNSVLDGVTAGLPAICWPHFADQFMNKRLVVDVLRTGVDVGIKGPLSYVDPNSVQLVTRQEVERAVRSVMDGGEEAEERRQKAAKLAEEARKAVEEGGSSYRDLDRLLQFPSQKYCNAAYCNGAAPLLEDEGGAGGNGCTNRGLAKAGGVEHKHGSLGTATAAAALVLVSVSVLVSLPEAT; encoded by the exons ATGGTGACGAGCGGCTCCGTCCCCTCGGCTCCCCCGCACTTCGTCCTCGTACCGTTACTGGCGCAGGGCCACCTCATCCCAGCCATGGACATCGCCGCGCTGCTCACCGCCCGCGGCGCCGCCGTAACCCTAATCACCACCCCCGTCAACGCCGCGCGCCTCCGCCCCCTCGCCGATCGCCtcgtcgcctcctcctcccactCCGGCCCCTTTCGCCTAGCCGAGCTCCCCTTCCCCGCCGCCCCCTTCGGCCTCCCCGAGGGCTGCGAGAACCTCGACCTCATCCCCTCCCCGCCCCTCTACCTCAGCTTCTTCCGCGCCGCCGCAGCGCTCCGCGGGCCCCTCAcctccctcctccgctcccTGCAGGCCCCGCCCCCCTCCTGCCTCGTCGCCGACATGTTCAGCCCCTGGGccgccgacgtcgccgccgaCCTCGGCCTCCCGCGCCTCGTCTTCCACGGCCCCTCCTGCCTCACcgtcctctccttcctctccgcCCAGCGCCACGGCCTCATCGgccccggcgccgccgccgcggagccCTTCGAGATCCCCGGGGTCCCGCACAGGATCACGGCCACGCGCGCCGAGGTCCCCGGGTGGTTCAACGTCCCCGCGTTTGAGGAGCTCCTGCGGAGCATCCTCGAGGCCGAGGCCGCCGCCGACGGGGTCGTCTTGAACACCTTCGAGTTCCTCGAGGGCGACTCCGCTGCTGCCTACGGCGCCATGCTCGGAAAACCCGTGCACTGCATCGGGCCCTTGTGTTTGAGCACTAAGGACTCGGTCGGCAACGTCGGGAGGGGCGGAGACGCCGCCGTCGACACAGGGCGGTGCGTCGAGTGGCTGGCGGCGAAGAATCCCCGGTCGGTGATCTACGTCAGCTTCGGGAGCCTCACCTACGTGCCGCCGAAGCAGGTCATCGAGATCGGCGAGGGCCTCGCGGCGGCCGGCGCGCCGTTCGTCTTCGTGATCAAGAAGAGCGAGGTCGCGTCGCCGGAG GTAGCGCAGTGGCTCTCCGGCGAAGGGGGCTTCGAGGATAGAAACAAGGAGAAGGGGATGGTGATAAGAGGGTGGGCTCCGCAGGCCGTGATACTGTCGCACCCGTCGGTCGGGGGGTTCGTGACGCACTGCGGCTGGAACTCGGTGCTGGACGGCGTGACCGCAGGACTGCCCGCAATCTGCTGGCCACACTTCGCCGACCAGTTCATGAACAAGAGACTAGTCGTCGACGTACTCAGGACCGGCGTGGACGTCGGCATTAAAGGCCCGCTTTCCTACGTGGATCCGAACAGCGTGCAGTTGGTGACAAGGCAGGAGGTGGAGCGGGCGGTGCGGAGTGTGATGGACGGCGGGGAGGAAGCAGAGGAGAGGAGGCAGAAGGCGGCGAAGCTCGCggaggaggcgaggaaggcggtgGAGGAAGGAGGGTCGTCTTACAGAGACTTGGACCGGCTCTTGCAGTTTCCCTCGCAGAAATATTGCAATGCGGCATATTGCAATGGGGCAG CGCCATTACTGGAAGACGAAGGAGGCGCAGGCGGCAATGGGTGCACTAATAGAGGACTCGCAAAGGCAGGAGGCGTCGAGCATAAACATG GGTCACTGGGCACTGCAACTGCCGCTGCCGCCCTCGTCCTCGTCTCCGTCTCCGTCCTCGTCTCCCTACCTGAAGCTACATGA
- the LOC109717359 gene encoding UDP-glycosyltransferase 73E1-like isoform X3 has translation MVTSGSVPSAPPHFVLVPLLAQGHLIPAMDIAALLTARGAAVTLITTPVNAARLRPLADRLVASSSHSGPFRLAELPFPAAPFGLPEGCENLDLIPSPPLYLSFFRAAAALRGPLTSLLRSLQAPPPSCLVADMFSPWAADVAADLGLPRLVFHGPSCLTVLSFLSAQRHGLIGPGAAAAEPFEIPGVPHRITATRAEVPGWFNVPAFEELLRSILEAEAAADGVVLNTFEFLEGDSAAAYGAMLGKPVHCIGPLCLSTKDSVGNVGRGGDAAVDTGRCVEWLAAKNPRSVIYVSFGSLTYVPPKQVIEIGEGLAAAGAPFVFVIKKSEVASPEVAQWLSGEGGFEDRNKEKGMVIRGWAPQAVILSHPSVGGFVTHCGWNSVLDGVTAGLPAICWPHFADQFMNKRLVVDVLRTGVDVGIKGPLSYVDPNSVQLVTRQEVERAVRSVMDGGEEAEERRQKAAKLAEEARKAVEEGGSSYRDLDRLLQFPSQKYCNAAYCNGAGTLLYLTIAG, from the exons ATGGTGACGAGCGGCTCCGTCCCCTCGGCTCCCCCGCACTTCGTCCTCGTACCGTTACTGGCGCAGGGCCACCTCATCCCAGCCATGGACATCGCCGCGCTGCTCACCGCCCGCGGCGCCGCCGTAACCCTAATCACCACCCCCGTCAACGCCGCGCGCCTCCGCCCCCTCGCCGATCGCCtcgtcgcctcctcctcccactCCGGCCCCTTTCGCCTAGCCGAGCTCCCCTTCCCCGCCGCCCCCTTCGGCCTCCCCGAGGGCTGCGAGAACCTCGACCTCATCCCCTCCCCGCCCCTCTACCTCAGCTTCTTCCGCGCCGCCGCAGCGCTCCGCGGGCCCCTCAcctccctcctccgctcccTGCAGGCCCCGCCCCCCTCCTGCCTCGTCGCCGACATGTTCAGCCCCTGGGccgccgacgtcgccgccgaCCTCGGCCTCCCGCGCCTCGTCTTCCACGGCCCCTCCTGCCTCACcgtcctctccttcctctccgcCCAGCGCCACGGCCTCATCGgccccggcgccgccgccgcggagccCTTCGAGATCCCCGGGGTCCCGCACAGGATCACGGCCACGCGCGCCGAGGTCCCCGGGTGGTTCAACGTCCCCGCGTTTGAGGAGCTCCTGCGGAGCATCCTCGAGGCCGAGGCCGCCGCCGACGGGGTCGTCTTGAACACCTTCGAGTTCCTCGAGGGCGACTCCGCTGCTGCCTACGGCGCCATGCTCGGAAAACCCGTGCACTGCATCGGGCCCTTGTGTTTGAGCACTAAGGACTCGGTCGGCAACGTCGGGAGGGGCGGAGACGCCGCCGTCGACACAGGGCGGTGCGTCGAGTGGCTGGCGGCGAAGAATCCCCGGTCGGTGATCTACGTCAGCTTCGGGAGCCTCACCTACGTGCCGCCGAAGCAGGTCATCGAGATCGGCGAGGGCCTCGCGGCGGCCGGCGCGCCGTTCGTCTTCGTGATCAAGAAGAGCGAGGTCGCGTCGCCGGAG GTAGCGCAGTGGCTCTCCGGCGAAGGGGGCTTCGAGGATAGAAACAAGGAGAAGGGGATGGTGATAAGAGGGTGGGCTCCGCAGGCCGTGATACTGTCGCACCCGTCGGTCGGGGGGTTCGTGACGCACTGCGGCTGGAACTCGGTGCTGGACGGCGTGACCGCAGGACTGCCCGCAATCTGCTGGCCACACTTCGCCGACCAGTTCATGAACAAGAGACTAGTCGTCGACGTACTCAGGACCGGCGTGGACGTCGGCATTAAAGGCCCGCTTTCCTACGTGGATCCGAACAGCGTGCAGTTGGTGACAAGGCAGGAGGTGGAGCGGGCGGTGCGGAGTGTGATGGACGGCGGGGAGGAAGCAGAGGAGAGGAGGCAGAAGGCGGCGAAGCTCGCggaggaggcgaggaaggcggtgGAGGAAGGAGGGTCGTCTTACAGAGACTTGGACCGGCTCTTGCAGTTTCCCTCGCAGAAATATTGCAATGCGGCATATTGCAATGGGGCAG
- the LOC109717359 gene encoding UDP-glycosyltransferase 73E1-like isoform X2: MVTSGSVPSAPPHFVLVPLLAQGHLIPAMDIAALLTARGAAVTLITTPVNAARLRPLADRLVASSSHSGPFRLAELPFPAAPFGLPEGCENLDLIPSPPLYLSFFRAAAALRGPLTSLLRSLQAPPPSCLVADMFSPWAADVAADLGLPRLVFHGPSCLTVLSFLSAQRHGLIGPGAAAAEPFEIPGVPHRITATRAEVPGWFNVPAFEELLRSILEAEAAADGVVLNTFEFLEGDSAAAYGAMLGKPVHCIGPLCLSTKDSVGNVGRGGDAAVDTGRCVEWLAAKNPRSVIYVSFGSLTYVPPKQVIEIGEGLAAAGAPFVFVIKKSEVASPEVAQWLSGEGGFEDRNKEKGMVIRGWAPQAVILSHPSVGGFVTHCGWNSVLDGVTAGLPAICWPHFADQFMNKRLVVDVLRTGVDVGIKGPLSYVDPNSVQLVTRQEVERAVRSVMDGGEEAEERRQKAAKLAEEARKAVEEGGSSYRDLDRLLQFPSQKYCNAAYCNGAAPLLEDEGGAGGNGCT, encoded by the exons ATGGTGACGAGCGGCTCCGTCCCCTCGGCTCCCCCGCACTTCGTCCTCGTACCGTTACTGGCGCAGGGCCACCTCATCCCAGCCATGGACATCGCCGCGCTGCTCACCGCCCGCGGCGCCGCCGTAACCCTAATCACCACCCCCGTCAACGCCGCGCGCCTCCGCCCCCTCGCCGATCGCCtcgtcgcctcctcctcccactCCGGCCCCTTTCGCCTAGCCGAGCTCCCCTTCCCCGCCGCCCCCTTCGGCCTCCCCGAGGGCTGCGAGAACCTCGACCTCATCCCCTCCCCGCCCCTCTACCTCAGCTTCTTCCGCGCCGCCGCAGCGCTCCGCGGGCCCCTCAcctccctcctccgctcccTGCAGGCCCCGCCCCCCTCCTGCCTCGTCGCCGACATGTTCAGCCCCTGGGccgccgacgtcgccgccgaCCTCGGCCTCCCGCGCCTCGTCTTCCACGGCCCCTCCTGCCTCACcgtcctctccttcctctccgcCCAGCGCCACGGCCTCATCGgccccggcgccgccgccgcggagccCTTCGAGATCCCCGGGGTCCCGCACAGGATCACGGCCACGCGCGCCGAGGTCCCCGGGTGGTTCAACGTCCCCGCGTTTGAGGAGCTCCTGCGGAGCATCCTCGAGGCCGAGGCCGCCGCCGACGGGGTCGTCTTGAACACCTTCGAGTTCCTCGAGGGCGACTCCGCTGCTGCCTACGGCGCCATGCTCGGAAAACCCGTGCACTGCATCGGGCCCTTGTGTTTGAGCACTAAGGACTCGGTCGGCAACGTCGGGAGGGGCGGAGACGCCGCCGTCGACACAGGGCGGTGCGTCGAGTGGCTGGCGGCGAAGAATCCCCGGTCGGTGATCTACGTCAGCTTCGGGAGCCTCACCTACGTGCCGCCGAAGCAGGTCATCGAGATCGGCGAGGGCCTCGCGGCGGCCGGCGCGCCGTTCGTCTTCGTGATCAAGAAGAGCGAGGTCGCGTCGCCGGAG GTAGCGCAGTGGCTCTCCGGCGAAGGGGGCTTCGAGGATAGAAACAAGGAGAAGGGGATGGTGATAAGAGGGTGGGCTCCGCAGGCCGTGATACTGTCGCACCCGTCGGTCGGGGGGTTCGTGACGCACTGCGGCTGGAACTCGGTGCTGGACGGCGTGACCGCAGGACTGCCCGCAATCTGCTGGCCACACTTCGCCGACCAGTTCATGAACAAGAGACTAGTCGTCGACGTACTCAGGACCGGCGTGGACGTCGGCATTAAAGGCCCGCTTTCCTACGTGGATCCGAACAGCGTGCAGTTGGTGACAAGGCAGGAGGTGGAGCGGGCGGTGCGGAGTGTGATGGACGGCGGGGAGGAAGCAGAGGAGAGGAGGCAGAAGGCGGCGAAGCTCGCggaggaggcgaggaaggcggtgGAGGAAGGAGGGTCGTCTTACAGAGACTTGGACCGGCTCTTGCAGTTTCCCTCGCAGAAATATTGCAATGCGGCATATTGCAATGGGGCAG CGCCGTTACTGGAAGACGAAGGAGGCGCAGGCGGCAATGGGTGcacttag